The proteins below come from a single Denticeps clupeoides chromosome 15, fDenClu1.1, whole genome shotgun sequence genomic window:
- the kcnk1a gene encoding potassium channel subfamily K member 1a gives MFQCLTGSSCMRLFQDNRATWCFAFLFSGYVLYLVFGAVVFSLVELPYEDQLRAELRALKQRFLRDHDCVSDRQLERFLERALEASNYGVSVLNNASANWNWDFTSALFFASTVLSTTGYGHTVPLSDGGKAFCIIYSILGIPFTLLFLTAVVQRIMVYITRKPVSYIHTRWGISKSLVSVVHAALLAVITLSCFFFIPAIVFSALEEEWNFLESFYFCFISLSTIGLGDYVPGEGYNQRFRELYKLAITLYLLLGLIAMLVVLETFCELQQMKKLRKMFYLKKEKAEDRLTIIDHEHLSFSSVTDQASSLEQKNDPYINGSAQANDSSTVVNHNPMIR, from the exons ATGTTCCAGTGCCTTACAGGCAGCTCGTGCATGCGCCTTTTTCAGGACAACAGGGCGACGTGGTGCTTCGCGTTCCTCTTCTCGGGCTACGTGCTGTACCTCGTGTTCGGAGCGGTGGTCTTCTCCCTGGTGGAGCTGCCCTACGAGGACCAGCTGCGAGCGGAGCTCCGCGCCCTCAAGCAGCGCTTCCTGCGGGACCACGACTGCGTGTCCGACCGGCAGCTGGAGCGCTTCCTGGAGCGGGCGCTGGAGGCGAGCAACTACGGCGTGTCCGTGCTGAACAACGCGTCCGCCAACTGGAACTGGGACTTCACCTCCGCCCTGTTCTTCGCCAGCACCGTCCTCTCCACCACAG GATATGGCCACACTGTCCCACTGTCCGATGGAGGCAAAGCCTTCTGCATTATATACTCCATTTTGGGAATCCCATTCACGCTGCTCTTCCTCACCGCCGTCGTGCAGAGGATCATGGTCTACATCACTCGCAAGCCTGTGTCTTACATCCACACACGCTGGGGAATATCCAAGTCACTGGTGTCAGTGGTGCATGCAGCCCTCCTAGCAGTCATCACGTTGTCCTGCTTTTTCTTCATCCCCGCCATTGTATTTTCCGCACTGGAGGAAGAATGGAACTTTCTGGAGTCCTTCTACTTCTGCTTCATCTCCCTGAGCACCATTGGCCTGGGCGACTACGTTCCTGGGGAAGGCTACAACCAGCGCTTCCGTGAACTCTACAAACTGGCTATCACCC TCTACCTACTGTTAGGCCTCATAGCCATGCTTGTGGTCTTGGAGACGTTTTGCGAGCTGCAACAGATGAAGAAACTAAGGAAGATGTTCTACCTTAAGAAGGAGAAGGCCGAGGACCGGCTGACCATTATCGACCACGAACACCTCTCTTTCTCGTCCGTAACAGACCAGGCATCCTCGCTCGAACAAAAGAATGACCCCTACATAAACGGCTCAGCACAGGCTAATGATTCGTCCACCGTTGTCAATCACAACCCCATGATTAGATGA
- the slc35f3a gene encoding putative thiamine transporter SLC35F3a, giving the protein MRGGDAEAATCTPTSIPSGRVMKATADMSPRRLSDISPQLHRLKSLVVVVDEDIKEDLRSSRSVEDMGKTSIEERILRITGYYGYQPWSSSFSTEDKHHGNITPGSTSDTCRPSNGGGGHAQRKSRKQSLQSCLYFTAIHLREALWGVVLVICVSSSWCGSTQLAKLIVRGMNAPMMLTWFSTSWNCLVFPVYYLGHLSCSRHRQTPREKFRECCQLFGDEGVTLRALLARVAPFGLLWALTGYLYLQGLRRIPATDASALFCCSRAFAFLLSWIGLRERFMGVRIVAAILAIAGIVMMTYADGFHSYSVIGISLVVGSASTTALHKVLFKLHLGNVELGEAAVFLTVLGGTNLVFVGALLLLLFLIGAEDFGSVPWTWLCGMAGLLLVFNFLLNFGGLATLPTLISLGVVLGVPINAVIDRCAEDIQFNSVRVIALSIICLGFLLLLFPEDWDDCLLHQCFLLYHHKRPKEGASEMCTDTAHIRASVAGNSNAKLMTEL; this is encoded by the exons ATGCGTGGAGGTGATGCAGAAGCTGCAACCTGCACCCCGACCAGCATCCCGTCGGGAAG aGTCATGAAAGCCACTGCAGACATGAGTCCACGGCGTCTGTCCGACATCAGCCCCCAACTCCATCGGCTCAAGTCTCTGGTGGTCGTGGTGGATGAAGACATCAAAGAAGACCTGAGGTCATCCCGCTCTGTGGAGGACATGGGCAAGACGTCCATAGAAGAGCGAATACTGAGAATCACCGGTTATTACGGATATCAGCCCTGGAGCTCA TCTTTCTCCACAGAGGACAAGCACCACGGGAACATAACTCCAGGCTCTACCTCTGATACTTGTAGACCCTCAAATGGAGGTGGTGGCCACGCCCagagaaaaagcagaaaacaaaGTCTACAGTCCTGCCTGTATTTTACTGCCATTCACCTACGCGAGGCTCTGTGGGGCGTGGTCTTGGTGATATGTGTGTCCTCCTCGTGGTGTGGCTCCACCCAGCTGGCCAAGCTGATTGTGAGGGGAATGAACGCCCCCATGATGCTCACCTGGTTCTCCACCTCCTGGAACTGCCTTGTTTTCCCGGTCTACTACCTGGGCCACCTCAGCTGCAGCCGCCACAGGCAGACGCCCAGAGAGAAGTTCAG GGAGTGCTGCCAGCTTTTCGGTGACGAGGGTGTAACACTCAGGGCGCTGCTGGCTCGAGTGGCTCCGTTTGGCCTGCTCTGGGCCCTGACCGGCTACCTGTACCTGCAGGGCCTCCGTCGCATCCCTGCGACCGACGCGTCGGCCCTCTTCTGCTGCAGTCGTGCTTTCGCCTTCCTGCTGTCCTGGATCGGCCTACGGGAACGCTTTATGGGAGTGCGG ATTGTAGCAGCCATCTTGGCCATCGCTGGCATAGTCATGATGACATACGCTGATGGCTTCCATAGCTACTCGGTGATTGGTATCTCCCTGGTGGTAGGCTCCGCCTCCACAACCGCACTGCACAAG GTTCTTTTCAAGCTCCACCTGGGCAATGTGGAGCTTGGGGAAGCTGCAGTTTTCCTGACAGTCCTTGGAGGCACCAATTTGGTCTTTGTTGGCGCCCTTCTCCTTCTTTTGTTTCTCATTGGAGCTGAGGACTTTGGATCTGTGCCCTGGACATGGCTGTGCGGGATGGCTGGTTTGCTGCTAG TGTTCAACTTCCTCTTGAACTTTGGTGGTTTGGCAACACTTCCCACTTTGATTTCTCTTGGGGTTGTGTTGGGTGTACCCATTAATGCTG TTATTGACCGATGTGCAGAGGACATTCAGTTCAACAGCGTGCGTGTTATCGCATTGTCCATCATTTGCCTGGGCTTCTTGCTGCTGCTCTTCCCAGAAGACTGGGACGACTGCCTGCTCCACCAGTGCTTTCTGTTGTATCACCACAAACGGCCAAAAGAGGGCGCCAGTGAGATGTGCACAGACACCGCACACATTAGAGCTAGTGTGGCTGGGAACTCTAATGCCAAACTGATGACTGagctataa
- the entpd1 gene encoding ectonucleoside triphosphate diphosphohydrolase 1 isoform X1, whose amino-acid sequence MKDSLFIPGEIKAKTSWRSPRTICIIFLFIAAVVALMTIAIVQSKPISQKYKYGIVLDAGSSHTSVYIYEWPAEKENNTGMVRQLDTCDVEGKGISSYANNVSQAGNSLKKCMDKAKKSVPKAKHGDTPVYLGATAGMRLLSMENKRASDEVMASVERTLRNTPFDYQGARIISGQEEGAFGWITVNYLSDNFRQAKPTMGALDLGGASTQITFVSKQSSVSPENSIDFRLYGKDYQLYTHSFLCYGKDQVLKLAMAHQLETDEYILHDPCFHPGYKVNKSLGSVFNSPCAKTFDEPSRTFTHIGEGKWEECRNSIRKVFNFSDCSFSSCSFNRVYQPKVEGMFGAFSAYYFVMNFLNLTTHSLEESKMSLSKYCSTSWSEIKSNHPKVKDKYLAEYCFSATYILTLLEDGYKFTPENWNDINFIDKIENSNAGWTLGYMLNLTNMIPAEAPDTPPLTNGGFVTVMLFLSMAIIVLLALSCKFFGRPSCSSPKEII is encoded by the exons ATGAAGGACTCTCTGTTTATTCCTGGGG AAATCAAAGCAAAGACGTCATGGCGCAGTCCCCGGACTATCTgtatcatcttcctcttcattgCTGCTGTTGTCGCACTGATGACCATCGCTATTGTGCAAAGCAAACCAATTTCTCAGAAATACAAG TATGGAATAGTGTTGGATGCAGGGTCGTCACATACATCCGTCTACATCTACGAATGGCCGGCTGAGAAGGAGAACAACACAGGAATGGTGCGGCAGCTGGACACATGTGATGTGGAAG GTAAGGGCATCTCCAGCTATGCAAACAATGTGTCACAAGCAGGGAATTCTCTAAAGAAGTGCATGGACAAGGCCAAAAAGAGTGTTCCTAAGGCCAAGCATGGCGACACTCCGGTGTATTTAGGAGCAACGGCAGGGATGAGGTTGCTCAG TATGGAGAACAAAAGAGCATCCGATGAGGTCATGGCCTCGGTGGAAAGAACATTGAGGAACACGCCCTTTGATTATCAGGGAGCACGTATCATTTCAGGCCAGGAGGAGGGGGCCTTTGGATGGATCACTGTCAACTACCTGAGTGACAACTTCAGACAG GCAAAGCCGACCATGGGGGCTTTAGACCTGGGAGGAGCTTCCACACAAATTACCTTCGTCTCCAAACAGAGTTCTGTGTCTCCGGAGAACTCCATCGACTTTCGCCTGTATGGGAAAGACTATCAGCTCTACACACACAGCTTCCTGTGCTACGGGAAGGATCAGGTCCTCAAGCTGGCTATGGCCCATCAGCTCGAG ACAGATGAATACATCCTACATGACCCTTGTTTCCACCCCGGATACAAAGTGAACAAGTCATTAGGCAGTGTCTTCAACAGCCCATGTGCAAAGACCTTCGATGAACCCTCCAGAACATTCACGCACATAGGCGAAGGCAAATGGGAGGAGTGCCGTAATTCGATTAGAAAAGTCTTTAATTTCAGTGACTGCAGCTTTTCAAGTTGTTCCTTTAACAGGGTCTACCAGCCCAAGGTGGAGGGGATGTTTGGC GCTTTCTCTGCATATTACTTTGTGATGAACTTTTTGAATTTGACAACCCATTCCTTAGAAGAATCGAAAATGTCACTATCAAAGTATTGCTCAACATCTTGGTCTGAG ataaaGTCTAATCATCCCAAAGTGAAGGACAAGTATCTAGCTGAGTACTGTTTTTCCGCCACCTACATTTTGACTCTGCTGGAAGATGGATACAAATTCACACCTGAAAACTGGAATGACATCAACTTCATCGACAAG ATTGAGAACAGTAATGCAGGCTGGACCCTTGGTTAcatgctgaacttgaccaaCATGATCCCGGCTGAGGCTCCAGACACACCGCCCCTCACTAATGGTGGATTTGTCACTGTTATGCTCTTCCTCTCCATGGCCATAATCGTACTCCTCGCTCTGAGCTGCAAGTTCTTTGGACGTCCCTCTTGTTCTTCTCCAAAAGAGATCATCTAA
- the entpd1 gene encoding ectonucleoside triphosphate diphosphohydrolase 1 isoform X2: MAEQREIKAKTSWRSPRTICIIFLFIAAVVALMTIAIVQSKPISQKYKYGIVLDAGSSHTSVYIYEWPAEKENNTGMVRQLDTCDVEGKGISSYANNVSQAGNSLKKCMDKAKKSVPKAKHGDTPVYLGATAGMRLLSMENKRASDEVMASVERTLRNTPFDYQGARIISGQEEGAFGWITVNYLSDNFRQAKPTMGALDLGGASTQITFVSKQSSVSPENSIDFRLYGKDYQLYTHSFLCYGKDQVLKLAMAHQLETDEYILHDPCFHPGYKVNKSLGSVFNSPCAKTFDEPSRTFTHIGEGKWEECRNSIRKVFNFSDCSFSSCSFNRVYQPKVEGMFGAFSAYYFVMNFLNLTTHSLEESKMSLSKYCSTSWSEIKSNHPKVKDKYLAEYCFSATYILTLLEDGYKFTPENWNDINFIDKIENSNAGWTLGYMLNLTNMIPAEAPDTPPLTNGGFVTVMLFLSMAIIVLLALSCKFFGRPSCSSPKEII; the protein is encoded by the exons ATGGCTGAACAAAGAG AAATCAAAGCAAAGACGTCATGGCGCAGTCCCCGGACTATCTgtatcatcttcctcttcattgCTGCTGTTGTCGCACTGATGACCATCGCTATTGTGCAAAGCAAACCAATTTCTCAGAAATACAAG TATGGAATAGTGTTGGATGCAGGGTCGTCACATACATCCGTCTACATCTACGAATGGCCGGCTGAGAAGGAGAACAACACAGGAATGGTGCGGCAGCTGGACACATGTGATGTGGAAG GTAAGGGCATCTCCAGCTATGCAAACAATGTGTCACAAGCAGGGAATTCTCTAAAGAAGTGCATGGACAAGGCCAAAAAGAGTGTTCCTAAGGCCAAGCATGGCGACACTCCGGTGTATTTAGGAGCAACGGCAGGGATGAGGTTGCTCAG TATGGAGAACAAAAGAGCATCCGATGAGGTCATGGCCTCGGTGGAAAGAACATTGAGGAACACGCCCTTTGATTATCAGGGAGCACGTATCATTTCAGGCCAGGAGGAGGGGGCCTTTGGATGGATCACTGTCAACTACCTGAGTGACAACTTCAGACAG GCAAAGCCGACCATGGGGGCTTTAGACCTGGGAGGAGCTTCCACACAAATTACCTTCGTCTCCAAACAGAGTTCTGTGTCTCCGGAGAACTCCATCGACTTTCGCCTGTATGGGAAAGACTATCAGCTCTACACACACAGCTTCCTGTGCTACGGGAAGGATCAGGTCCTCAAGCTGGCTATGGCCCATCAGCTCGAG ACAGATGAATACATCCTACATGACCCTTGTTTCCACCCCGGATACAAAGTGAACAAGTCATTAGGCAGTGTCTTCAACAGCCCATGTGCAAAGACCTTCGATGAACCCTCCAGAACATTCACGCACATAGGCGAAGGCAAATGGGAGGAGTGCCGTAATTCGATTAGAAAAGTCTTTAATTTCAGTGACTGCAGCTTTTCAAGTTGTTCCTTTAACAGGGTCTACCAGCCCAAGGTGGAGGGGATGTTTGGC GCTTTCTCTGCATATTACTTTGTGATGAACTTTTTGAATTTGACAACCCATTCCTTAGAAGAATCGAAAATGTCACTATCAAAGTATTGCTCAACATCTTGGTCTGAG ataaaGTCTAATCATCCCAAAGTGAAGGACAAGTATCTAGCTGAGTACTGTTTTTCCGCCACCTACATTTTGACTCTGCTGGAAGATGGATACAAATTCACACCTGAAAACTGGAATGACATCAACTTCATCGACAAG ATTGAGAACAGTAATGCAGGCTGGACCCTTGGTTAcatgctgaacttgaccaaCATGATCCCGGCTGAGGCTCCAGACACACCGCCCCTCACTAATGGTGGATTTGTCACTGTTATGCTCTTCCTCTCCATGGCCATAATCGTACTCCTCGCTCTGAGCTGCAAGTTCTTTGGACGTCCCTCTTGTTCTTCTCCAAAAGAGATCATCTAA